A genomic stretch from Brucella sp. BE17 includes:
- a CDS encoding KpsF/GutQ family sugar-phosphate isomerase, translated as MEKLDPNIQTGAQAAIASALRTIKTENEGLATLLQALDNGLSAPFAEAVRLIAGAKGRLVVTGVGKSGHIGAKLAATFASTGTAAFFVHSAEANHGDLGMISRDDVIVAISWSGETAELKGIVNYSQRFQIPLIAITARADSALGRAASALLLLPKATEACPHGLAPTTSTMMQLAMGDALAIALLEARGFTPSDFKTFHPGGSLGASLVHIRDLMHRGERLPLVRTGTAMQDAMKELAQKSFGCVVIVKENGDLAGIVTDGDISRNLHRNLVDLAVDDIMTTTPKTVEPDTLAAAALNTINEKHIGALVVVEGKRPVGLVHFHDLLRIGAV; from the coding sequence ATGGAAAAGCTCGACCCCAACATACAAACGGGAGCGCAGGCAGCCATCGCTTCGGCACTCCGCACCATCAAAACCGAAAACGAAGGGCTTGCCACGCTTCTGCAAGCGCTCGACAATGGCCTGTCCGCTCCATTCGCTGAAGCCGTTCGGCTTATCGCTGGAGCCAAGGGGCGTCTCGTCGTCACCGGGGTGGGCAAAAGCGGCCATATTGGTGCAAAACTTGCGGCAACCTTTGCCTCAACGGGCACGGCCGCGTTTTTCGTGCACTCGGCAGAAGCCAATCATGGCGATCTCGGTATGATCAGCCGAGATGACGTTATTGTCGCCATTTCCTGGTCGGGTGAGACGGCGGAACTGAAAGGCATCGTCAACTATTCGCAACGTTTTCAGATTCCACTGATTGCGATTACCGCACGCGCTGATTCAGCACTCGGTCGCGCGGCCAGCGCACTGCTTTTATTGCCCAAGGCGACTGAAGCCTGCCCACATGGTCTGGCACCCACGACGTCGACCATGATGCAGCTTGCAATGGGTGACGCGCTGGCGATTGCGCTTCTGGAGGCACGCGGCTTCACACCGAGCGATTTCAAGACCTTTCATCCCGGCGGTTCGCTGGGCGCAAGCCTCGTCCATATCCGCGACCTCATGCATCGCGGCGAGCGTCTGCCGCTGGTGCGGACGGGAACCGCCATGCAAGATGCAATGAAAGAGCTGGCGCAGAAGAGTTTCGGTTGCGTGGTCATCGTCAAGGAGAATGGTGATCTGGCTGGCATTGTCACCGATGGCGATATTTCACGCAATCTGCACCGCAATCTCGTCGATCTGGCTGTCGATGATATCATGACCACCACGCCCAAGACGGTGGAGCCGGATACCCTGGCTGCTGCTGCCCTCAACACGATCAATGAAAAGCATATCGGTGCGCTGGTGGTCGTCGAAGGCAAACGCCCGGTTGGTCTTGTGCATTTCCATGATCTGCTGCGGATCGGTGCAGTCTAA